In one window of Posidoniimonas corsicana DNA:
- the rbfA gene encoding 30S ribosome-binding factor RbfA has translation MAILTEIRDPRVSDVTVTYVEVSPDMRQAKVHVSVMGDDAKGKLCLHGLQSSAGFLQSKISQRIDTRYTPQLKFELDMGVKNSIAMTKLLNEVLEDRPEQPGNDPDSDESTTQPDD, from the coding sequence ATGGCGATCCTCACCGAGATCCGCGACCCACGGGTGTCGGACGTCACCGTGACCTACGTTGAGGTTTCGCCGGACATGCGGCAGGCCAAGGTGCACGTGTCTGTCATGGGCGACGACGCCAAGGGCAAGCTCTGCCTGCACGGTTTGCAAAGCTCAGCCGGCTTCTTGCAGAGCAAGATCTCGCAGCGGATCGACACCCGCTACACGCCACAGCTGAAGTTTGAGCTCGACATGGGCGTGAAGAACTCCATCGCCATGACGAAACTGCTCAACGAGGTTCTCGAGGACCGCCCAGAACAGCCCGGTAACGATCCGGACAGCGACGAATCAACCACGCAACCAGACGACTGA
- a CDS encoding tetratricopeptide repeat protein encodes MASRPSFNTLLCAIAVAPLLASAADERPLTEGEQDRAQAAASYALGKTLYAQSDLAGALRAYQRSWRWDPTQTQLLDEVIPLAVSLGHGDEAIRYAVIQSQAGGVAPEMLRRLALFAAESQQWRQAAILYERWLDRAPERDASFEKAMIRIELGRLYQQLGQYEDASRSLAIVQQELLDSPESDAARRLTSALGGSLAQVYETFGQCHLEAGKLGLAGQAFAQIADGIDAEPGVQFWLAKLALAKSQPLEAYSQLREYFQQPGDPYGADPYSLLRATLTQLNDRGRWPVELQRIREERPDSLYALRADAVQRSDSGCPDDAASLLRRLVDAAVGSEAPIDEETFNESANWLIKYYTEADDANRILPLIEQLGQVDPSLADHADALKSAMRSDAFASQIATRLQVLLNAEPAAAERLLPAARLAAISGRHELAVELFRKGIGAVDQNAGPLTLDFAIGLILADEGSLAAGLIRDGLNNGSLEQDDPAAWYYLSAALPWQSNPDDAVNAARKAAELAPDSPDFAAQIARVLQAAGREEQAVEQYADLLGKFDDEVDDSARQPLREARLSYSYLLLKLGKTDAAIEQLQLVLDEFPGDPGASNDLAYLWADRGLHPERSLRMAQSAVDAEPENPAYLDSYGWAQFRLGRHDEATTTLRRAVALTATPDAEILDHLGQTLAASGEADAARREWRRAIQALAEQPERKELREAILGRIDSLQPERQQPAPSDAE; translated from the coding sequence GTGGCTTCGAGACCGTCCTTCAACACGCTGCTCTGCGCGATCGCCGTGGCCCCGCTGCTGGCGTCAGCCGCCGATGAACGGCCACTGACCGAGGGCGAGCAGGACCGCGCACAGGCAGCGGCCAGCTACGCCCTTGGCAAGACGCTCTACGCCCAGTCGGACCTGGCCGGCGCCCTGCGGGCGTATCAGCGCTCCTGGCGGTGGGACCCAACGCAGACCCAGCTGTTGGACGAGGTCATCCCACTGGCTGTCAGCCTGGGCCACGGCGACGAGGCCATCCGCTACGCGGTGATCCAATCCCAAGCGGGCGGCGTTGCTCCGGAGATGCTCCGCCGGCTCGCCCTGTTTGCAGCTGAGTCGCAGCAATGGCGGCAGGCGGCGATCCTCTACGAACGCTGGCTAGACAGAGCGCCCGAACGCGACGCTTCGTTCGAGAAGGCGATGATCAGGATTGAGCTGGGCCGTCTATACCAGCAGCTCGGGCAGTACGAAGACGCTTCGCGGAGCCTGGCGATCGTGCAGCAGGAGCTGTTGGATTCACCCGAGTCGGACGCGGCGCGTCGTCTCACGTCGGCGCTGGGAGGCTCGCTGGCGCAGGTCTACGAGACCTTCGGCCAATGCCACCTCGAGGCGGGTAAGCTAGGACTTGCCGGCCAGGCATTCGCGCAGATCGCCGACGGAATTGACGCCGAACCGGGGGTGCAGTTCTGGCTCGCGAAACTGGCTTTGGCGAAGTCTCAGCCCCTTGAGGCCTACTCACAGCTACGCGAGTACTTCCAGCAGCCGGGCGATCCGTACGGCGCCGATCCGTACAGCCTGCTACGCGCCACCCTTACGCAGTTGAATGACCGCGGGCGGTGGCCGGTAGAGCTCCAAAGAATTAGGGAGGAGCGTCCCGACAGCCTATACGCCCTACGGGCCGACGCGGTGCAGCGATCTGATTCGGGGTGCCCGGATGATGCCGCGTCGCTGCTGCGCCGATTGGTCGACGCGGCGGTCGGATCCGAGGCGCCCATCGACGAGGAGACCTTCAACGAGTCCGCCAACTGGCTTATCAAATACTACACAGAGGCTGACGACGCCAACCGCATCCTGCCATTGATCGAGCAGCTCGGGCAGGTTGACCCATCGCTTGCGGACCACGCCGACGCCCTCAAGAGCGCCATGCGCAGCGATGCGTTCGCGAGTCAGATCGCGACCCGCCTGCAAGTTCTGCTTAACGCCGAACCGGCCGCTGCCGAGCGGCTGCTTCCGGCGGCGCGTCTTGCTGCGATTTCAGGTCGGCACGAGCTAGCGGTTGAGCTCTTCCGAAAGGGAATCGGAGCGGTTGACCAGAACGCCGGCCCGCTGACGCTGGACTTCGCCATCGGCCTGATTCTAGCGGACGAGGGTTCGCTGGCGGCGGGGCTCATCCGCGACGGACTCAATAACGGAAGCCTCGAACAGGATGACCCTGCTGCATGGTACTACCTGAGTGCCGCCCTGCCCTGGCAATCAAACCCGGATGACGCGGTGAATGCCGCACGCAAGGCGGCGGAACTGGCCCCAGACTCTCCCGACTTTGCGGCCCAGATCGCCCGCGTGCTGCAGGCCGCCGGGCGTGAGGAGCAGGCGGTAGAGCAGTACGCGGACCTCCTTGGTAAATTCGACGACGAGGTCGACGACTCTGCGCGGCAGCCCCTCCGCGAGGCACGCTTGAGCTACTCCTATTTGCTGCTGAAACTCGGCAAGACCGACGCGGCTATTGAGCAGCTGCAACTTGTGCTCGATGAGTTCCCCGGCGACCCTGGCGCTAGCAACGACCTTGCCTACCTATGGGCGGACCGCGGGCTCCACCCCGAACGGTCTCTGCGGATGGCGCAGTCGGCGGTCGATGCGGAGCCCGAAAACCCGGCCTACTTGGACAGCTACGGCTGGGCCCAGTTTCGACTGGGGCGCCACGATGAAGCGACCACCACCCTCCGCAGGGCGGTCGCGTTGACCGCGACCCCGGACGCCGAGATACTCGATCACTTAGGCCAGACGCTCGCCGCCTCGGGCGAGGCCGACGCCGCACGTCGAGAGTGGCGGCGAGCCATCCAAGCGCTGGCCGAGCAACCCGAACGCAAAGAGCTGCGCGAAGCCATTCTTGGCAGGATCGACTCGCTCCAGCCCGAGAGGCAGCAGCCGGCGCCCAGCGACGCCGAGTAG
- a CDS encoding tyrosine-type recombinase/integrase: MGVSRHRDAERLARDLIASMERPREDDWLSFQQEFEDHHLKSQSKNYRASFVPAARKLENLCNPKRVSDVTPLMLARFHTRMREAGLANTTAASYLRQLRITINWAAEHGYLEQRVKVVVPRVDEDEEMKGRPLSLEELERLLKAAGKLLGVHAAPMESMLRGYWLSGLRRTEGYLLSWDNSEELLVVKIDGRRPMVEIPTKLDKGRKRRTLSLTPDFVEHLRSLPNREGRVYRPLTKQGRVVRSVDTLGVLISDIGATTNIVTKPGRHPTVHDLRRSFGERWAARVTPPVLKELMRHRDIKTTLKYYVGQSAERTANQVWDVFERSQGGVLGGAREPAAEANRS, from the coding sequence TTGGGCGTCTCCCGCCACCGCGACGCTGAGCGGTTGGCGAGAGACCTGATCGCGAGCATGGAGCGTCCTCGGGAGGACGACTGGCTCAGCTTCCAACAGGAGTTCGAAGACCACCATCTGAAGAGTCAGTCCAAGAACTACCGCGCGTCGTTCGTGCCTGCAGCTCGAAAGCTCGAAAACCTCTGCAACCCGAAGCGCGTGTCGGACGTCACGCCGCTGATGCTTGCCCGGTTTCATACGCGGATGCGAGAGGCGGGCCTGGCGAACACTACGGCCGCCAGCTACCTGAGGCAGCTACGCATAACGATCAACTGGGCCGCAGAGCACGGCTACCTCGAGCAGCGGGTCAAGGTTGTCGTCCCGAGGGTCGACGAGGACGAGGAGATGAAGGGCCGGCCGCTCTCTCTGGAAGAGTTAGAGCGTCTGCTGAAAGCGGCCGGCAAGTTGTTGGGCGTGCACGCGGCGCCGATGGAGAGCATGCTGCGGGGCTACTGGCTCTCCGGGCTGCGTAGGACTGAGGGGTACCTGCTGTCGTGGGACAACTCGGAAGAGCTGCTGGTGGTGAAAATCGACGGGCGTCGGCCGATGGTGGAAATCCCCACCAAACTCGACAAGGGCCGCAAGCGGCGGACACTGTCGCTGACGCCCGACTTCGTGGAGCACCTACGCTCTCTCCCGAACCGCGAGGGACGGGTCTACCGCCCGCTGACGAAACAGGGCAGGGTGGTGCGGTCGGTCGACACGCTCGGCGTTCTGATCTCCGACATCGGCGCCACGACCAACATTGTGACTAAGCCGGGACGGCACCCAACAGTGCACGACTTGCGGCGGTCGTTTGGCGAGCGGTGGGCGGCTCGGGTGACCCCACCGGTGCTGAAAGAACTGATGCGGCACCGGGATATCAAGACTACGCTGAAGTACTACGTGGGTCAGTCGGCGGAGCGGACAGCAAACCAGGTCTGGGACGTATTCGAGCGGAGCCAGGGTGGCGTTTTGGGTGGCGCCCGCGAACCGGCCGCAGAGGCGAACCGGTCGTAA
- a CDS encoding glycoside hydrolase family 172 protein, with the protein MTYRLTFLFLLVVLPIHAYGQVTISSLLQEMTDRDSVAKFPARSFRLKQHSSYNRASKTPDEPVGWFTNKDFNRGPKDKNFIRVEENNGRKEWVLMDHTGPGAIVRTWMPWLNQLKPGSDITMRIYLDGSDEPVLEGNMLTLFDGTGAIPYPLAHQSLRSAVSFFPIPYANGCKVTTDKTPFFFQFTFRDYSEGTDVTTFTMEDFNAAKTLTEETGKLLLNPSAEDANSPLSIKASLANQQEMSLDLPAGVAAVRELSVKLDSYKNPNVTRQVVLKVEFDGMQTVWCPIGDFFGSGIGLNPMQGWYRTVGQDGAMTCRWVMPYQTGGKVTLLNLSPEAVDADLRVKTGDWTWDESSMYFHAAWRGQYPVPTRPRSDWNYVTLMGRGVYVGDTLTVMNPVTSWWGEGDERIWVDGENFPSIFGTGTEDYYGYSWGGRSTDFYEHPFHAQPMSNKYNKLNRKPKSDKSKNTLGYSVETRSRALDTMPFGSSLRLDMEVWSGSDCDMGYQVGTYWYGFAETTSNRDPTPEETLNMPPAQDLSTKPEEQSTKPRSNKDKPRKTAKK; encoded by the coding sequence ATGACTTACCGCTTGACGTTTCTTTTCCTGCTGGTTGTCCTGCCCATCCATGCCTACGGGCAGGTAACCATTTCATCGCTGCTGCAGGAGATGACCGACCGGGATTCGGTCGCCAAGTTCCCGGCAAGAAGCTTCCGGTTGAAGCAGCACAGCAGCTACAACCGGGCCTCCAAGACGCCTGATGAGCCGGTCGGCTGGTTTACCAACAAAGACTTCAACCGCGGACCGAAGGACAAGAATTTTATCCGCGTAGAAGAGAACAACGGCCGCAAAGAGTGGGTGCTTATGGATCACACCGGCCCCGGTGCGATCGTGCGGACGTGGATGCCTTGGTTGAATCAGTTGAAGCCCGGCTCCGATATCACGATGCGGATCTATTTAGACGGCTCGGACGAACCGGTGCTCGAAGGCAACATGCTGACCTTGTTTGATGGCACGGGGGCAATCCCTTACCCCCTGGCTCACCAGTCGCTGCGTTCGGCGGTGAGTTTCTTCCCAATTCCTTACGCCAATGGGTGCAAGGTGACGACGGACAAGACTCCGTTCTTCTTCCAATTCACCTTCCGTGATTACAGCGAAGGGACCGACGTGACGACCTTTACAATGGAAGACTTCAACGCCGCCAAAACCTTGACCGAAGAAACAGGCAAGTTGCTGCTCAACCCCTCAGCCGAGGATGCCAATTCACCGTTGAGCATCAAGGCGTCACTCGCCAATCAGCAGGAGATGAGCCTCGACTTGCCCGCCGGTGTCGCCGCCGTCCGGGAGCTATCCGTCAAACTCGACAGCTATAAGAACCCGAATGTCACGCGACAGGTTGTCCTCAAAGTGGAATTCGACGGCATGCAAACCGTCTGGTGTCCGATTGGTGATTTCTTTGGTTCGGGCATTGGGCTCAATCCAATGCAGGGCTGGTACCGCACAGTTGGCCAAGATGGCGCGATGACGTGCCGCTGGGTGATGCCCTACCAAACAGGCGGCAAGGTAACGCTGCTGAACCTGAGCCCCGAGGCAGTCGATGCAGATCTTAGGGTGAAGACAGGTGATTGGACCTGGGATGAAAGTTCGATGTACTTCCACGCCGCCTGGCGAGGTCAGTATCCCGTACCAACGCGACCGCGTTCCGACTGGAACTACGTTACGCTTATGGGCCGGGGAGTGTACGTGGGTGACACCCTGACGGTCATGAACCCCGTCACCAGCTGGTGGGGCGAAGGAGATGAACGGATTTGGGTCGATGGTGAAAATTTTCCCTCGATCTTTGGGACCGGCACGGAGGACTACTACGGCTATTCCTGGGGCGGCCGCAGCACCGACTTCTATGAGCACCCCTTCCACGCTCAGCCGATGAGCAATAAGTACAACAAGCTCAATCGCAAGCCCAAGAGTGACAAATCCAAGAACACACTAGGGTACAGTGTCGAGACACGCAGCCGAGCGCTCGACACGATGCCGTTTGGGAGTTCATTGCGGCTTGACATGGAGGTTTGGTCGGGATCGGATTGCGACATGGGGTACCAGGTTGGAACCTATTGGTATGGCTTCGCAGAGACGACCTCCAACCGCGATCCGACTCCCGAGGAAACGCTCAACATGCCGCCTGCGCAAGATCTTTCTACAAAGCCAGAGGAGCAATCGACGAAGCCCAGGAGCAATAAGGATAAGCCGAGGAAGACCGCCAAGAAGTGA
- a CDS encoding YebC/PmpR family DNA-binding transcriptional regulator produces MAGHSHWAGIKHKKAAIDAKRGKVWSKLSKAIIVAAKMGGPDPDANLRLRYAINDAKAVSMPKDNIERAIKKGAGDSDGDNYEEIIYEGMGPSGVAFMCEILTDNRNRTAPEIRKIFDVFGGKLGATGCAAWMFERKGLLVIAASETDEESLMELALEAGADDVKHDGDQFEVTCPVDAYNEVSNAVEAAGLATETSEITYLPNDYVDVAGDDARQVLKLMERLDDHDDVQKVSSNFNIDESVMAELEG; encoded by the coding sequence ATGGCAGGCCACTCACACTGGGCGGGCATCAAGCACAAGAAGGCGGCGATCGACGCCAAGCGAGGGAAGGTCTGGAGCAAGCTCTCCAAAGCGATCATCGTCGCCGCCAAGATGGGCGGCCCTGACCCCGATGCGAACCTCCGGCTCCGCTACGCGATCAACGACGCCAAAGCGGTGTCGATGCCCAAGGACAACATCGAGCGGGCGATCAAGAAAGGCGCCGGCGACAGCGACGGCGACAACTACGAGGAAATCATCTACGAGGGCATGGGCCCGTCGGGCGTGGCTTTCATGTGCGAGATTCTCACCGACAACCGCAACCGCACCGCCCCAGAGATCCGCAAGATCTTCGACGTGTTTGGCGGCAAGCTCGGCGCCACCGGCTGCGCGGCCTGGATGTTTGAGCGCAAAGGTTTGTTGGTGATCGCCGCAAGCGAAACCGACGAGGAGTCGCTCATGGAGCTTGCTCTGGAAGCAGGCGCCGACGACGTCAAGCACGACGGCGACCAGTTTGAGGTTACCTGCCCGGTTGACGCCTACAACGAGGTTTCTAACGCCGTCGAGGCGGCGGGCCTGGCCACGGAAACTAGCGAAATCACCTACCTGCCGAACGACTACGTCGACGTCGCCGGAGACGACGCCCGGCAGGTCCTGAAACTGATGGAGCGACTCGACGACCACGACGACGTCCAGAAAGTCAGCTCGAATTTCAACATCGACGAGTCCGTGATGGCGGAGCTTGAGGGCTAG